In Helianthus annuus cultivar XRQ/B chromosome 9, HanXRQr2.0-SUNRISE, whole genome shotgun sequence, the following are encoded in one genomic region:
- the LOC110876282 gene encoding uncharacterized mitochondrial protein AtMg01250-like, which translates to MKRKMLMFKIDFEKAFDHINWDFLDSIQEQMNFPSKWRKWIWAILASARSSVLINGSPSFEFQFSCGIRQGDPISPFLFLIGMEAFLVMMEKAADEGIFQGIKLPNSGPSITHLLFADDVLLVGQWNKENVLNMARLLRCFNLASGLNINYSKSNMFGIGVSDEDVKLTAK; encoded by the coding sequence ATGAAAAGGAAGATGTTGATGTTTAAAATCGATTTTGAGAAAGCTTTCGATCATATTAATTGGGACTTTTTAGATTCGATTCAAGAACAAATGAACTTTCCTTCAAAATGGCGAAAATGGATTTGGGCAATTTTAGCATCCGCTAGATCTTCGGTGTTAATAAATGGATCCCCTTCGTTTGAGTTCCAATTCTCTTGCGGGATTAGACAAGGAGATCCTATCTCTCCTTTTCTATTTCTCATCGGGATGGAAGCATTTTTGGTTATGATGGAAAAAGCAGCGGATGAAGGTATTTTTCAAGGTATAAAACTCCCGAATAGCGGTCCCTCAATTACGCACCTTTTGTTCGCGGATGATGTTCTTTTGGTGGGGCAATGGAACAAGGAGAATGTTCTAAACATGGCTAGATTGCTTAGATGTTTTAACCTTGCTTCGGGGTTAAATATTAATTATAGTAAATCGAACATGTTTGGAATAGGAGTTTCGGATGAGGATGTTAAGTTGACGGCCAAATAG
- the LOC110878562 gene encoding plasma membrane-associated cation-binding protein 1 translates to MGYWKSTVVPKFKKLFEKNNVKKAGAAEACKTFDDAKEDYSKEFEEKKADLKAKVLEIYEASAAEIKAVVKERKEGALKKVSSAVEKFLEELSKIEFPGSKPAHEACCKYGPTYVEGPIYFVFEKVSTFIVVEEKKEEAPPATEPEAPAAPVEETSSKEKEIVVEEEKKEEVVVVAEVEKTPESEAPKAEVEKTVPEPEATKAAEVAPTEPPKAC, encoded by the exons ATGGGTTACTGGAAATCCACAGTGGTACCAAAATTCAAGAAGTTGTTCGAAAAGAACAACGTTAAAAAGGCAGGTGCCGCCGAAGCTTGCAAGACCTTTGATGACGCTAAG GAGGATTATAGCAAAGAGTTTGAGGAGAAGAAGGCTGATCTCAAAGCTAAAGTTCTTGAAATTTATGAAGCTTCAGCTGCCGAAATCAAG GCAGTGGTGAAGGAACGCAAGGAGGGCGCCTTGAAAAAGGTTTCTTCGGCAGTCGAAAAGTTCCTCGAGGAACTCTCTAAAATAG AATTTCCGGGGTCGAAACCAGCTCATGAAGCATGTTGCAAGTATGGTCCGACCTATGTCGAGGGACCTATCTATTTCGTCTTCGAAAAGGTGTCAACTTTCATAGTGGTCGAAGAGAAAAAAGAAGAGGCCCCACCAGCAACCGAACCAGAAGCACCAGCAGCTCCGGTGGAAGAAACGAGCAGCAAAGAGAAAGAAATCGTGGTGGAAGAAGAGAAAAAAGAAGAGGTGGTAGTGGTTGCTGAGGTTGAGAAAACACCAGAATCCGAGGCGCCCAAGGCCGAGGTTGAGAAAACAGTACCAGAACCCGAGGCGACTAAGGCCGCCGAAGTGGCCCCAACCGAGCCACCCAAGGCTTGTTGA